In Rutidosis leptorrhynchoides isolate AG116_Rl617_1_P2 chromosome 2, CSIRO_AGI_Rlap_v1, whole genome shotgun sequence, one genomic interval encodes:
- the LOC139891102 gene encoding probable bifunctional methylthioribulose-1-phosphate dehydratase/enolase-phosphatase E1 1 encodes MAAISSIQTLTPSQIRRSRHRNPINDNRAITYAVSFTTLIRSPAPAKPSLLKSTTNSSLCLHPAGCYRNPFEAAIKSHQSGPYPAIPGHGSIQKSKGVLGRRLTNTSFKAGALAFNSEAGTTPRCVVLDIEGTTTPISYVTDVLFPYARDNVRMHLEETYDTADTKDDIKLLRSQVENDLQNGVVGAVAVPSDDAGKEEVIAALVINVEEMIKADRKITSLKQLQGHIWRTGFHKNELKGVVYDDVPKALERWHASGVKVYIYSSGSRLAQRLIFGYTNHGDLRKYLCGFFDTAVGNKRETKSYIEISESLGVDKPSEILFLTDVFQEALAAKAAGLEVIISVRPENGPLPDDHGFDTIESFTEIPF; translated from the exons ATGGCGGCAATTAGCAGCATTCAAACACTGACACCGTCCCAAATAAGGCGTTCACGTCATCGAAACCCAATTAATGATAACAGAGCTATCACCTACGCCGTTAGCTTTACAACCTTGATTAGGTCTCCGGCACCGGCGAAACCATCGCTGTTAAAGTCCACCACCAACTCATCATTATGTCTCCATCCG GCAGGATGCTACCGCAATCCTTTTGAGGCTGCAATCAAATCTCACCAATCGGGCCCTTACCCTGCGATTCCCGGACATGGTAGCATCCAAAAATCCAAAGGAGTTTTGGGTCGCAGGCTCACAAACACGTCTTTCAAGGCAGGTGCTCTCGCATTCAATAGCGAGGCTGGAACAACTCCT CGTTGTGTTGTTTTGGACATTGAGGGGACGACTACTCCTATTTCATATGTTACCGATGTTCTTTTCCCATATGCCCGTGATAATGTCCGCATGCATTTGGAGGAAACATATGATACTGCTGACACAAAAGATGATATCAAGTTGTTACGGTCTCAA gtagaaaatgatttacaaaacggAGTTGTGGGTGCGGTTGCTGTTCCATCTGATGATGCGGGCAAAGAGGAGGTGATTGCGGCTCTGGTTATTAATGTTGAAGAAATGATTAAAGCTGATAGGAAAATTACTTCATTAAAACAATTACAA GGGCACATTTGGCGTACTGGGTTTCATAAAAATGAACTAAAAGGAGTTGTTTATGATGATGTTCCTAAAGCTCTTGAAAGATGGCATGCTTCTGGTGTAAAG GTTTACATTTATTCAAGTGGTAGCAGATTGGCACAAAGGTTAATATTTGGATACACGAATCACGGCGACTTAAGAAAATATTTGTGTGGATTTTTCGACACTGCAGTGGG TAACAAGAGAGAAACAAAAAGTTATATTGAAATATCAGAATCTCTCGGGGTCGATAAGCCTTCAGAGATTCTATTTCTAACTGACGTCTTTCAAGAAGCCCTGGCAGCCAAGGCAGCAG GTTTGGAGGTGATAATCTCTGTAAGGCCCGAAAATGGACCGCTTCCCGATGATCACGGATTTGATACAATCGAGTCTTTTACAGAAATACCATTTTGA
- the LOC139891103 gene encoding VQ motif-containing protein 4-like → MEITSRSHERENPSPTNSPGSHVSSNNQTPPLTPKPISRSEPNPNPTTFVQADTNTFKQVVQMLTGSSETAKNVSSKPTQQSDPAPSKVSIPPIKTGQQKKNGFKLYERRNSLKNGLMINPNSVQNSGYGHGSSPRFHEILSPSILDFPSLVLSPVTPLSPSVGNSSEEDRVIAKKGFYLHPSPRAVTPLGTAEPQLLPLFPVTSPRMVGSPE, encoded by the coding sequence ATGGAAATCACATCACGATCTCATGAAAGAGAAAACCCATCTCCGACCAATTCTCCGGGCAGCCACGTCAGCAGTAACAACCAAACACCACCATTAACTCCAAAACCCATTTCAAGATCCGAACCGAATCCAAATCCAACAACTTTTGTTCAAGCTGACACTAACACCTTCAAACAAGTAGTCCAGATGCTAACAGGATCCTCCGAAACAGCTAAAAATGTTTCATCTAAACCGACCCAACAATCAGATCCAGCTCCATCTAAAGTATCCATACCACCCATTAAAACGGGTCAACAAAAGAAAAACGGGTTCAAACTCTACGAACGTCGAAACAGTTTAAAAAACGGGTTAATGATCAACCCGAATTCGGTACAGAACTCCGGGTACGGGCATGGGTCGTCACCCAGGTTTCATGAGATACTTTCTCCCAGCATTCTTGATTTTCCGTCGTTGGTTTTAAGTCCGGTGACGCCGTTATCTCCGTCGGTCGGAAACTCGTCGGAGGAAGATAGAGTGATTGCGAAGAAAGGATTTTATTTACACCCGTCGCCTAGGGCGGTGACACCACTTGGGACGGCGGAACCACAGCTTTTGCCATTGTTTCCGGTGACGTCACCCCGAATGGTAGGGTCGCCAGAATGA
- the LOC139891104 gene encoding uncharacterized protein, whose product MNVNSTSIGNWDWSRPPSGRAKDYLTELNNLITSVIISDRPDSWKCSLDTSGIYTSAALSNLINKLKYGTNSRNLSLPQNKFVPQKIFIFSWRAVQQKIPVRSELDKKGIDLHTILCPLCEHQIETIDHALLNCQKVSSIWIQFLDWWNQNNISISNINDAIISDQGISHNSIGSSIWQAAKWIACYIIWKHRNLKIFSGKIWNPAVIISEIQSQSFSWISNRSRKKTPIDWHQWLLNPSFYVSPPSNRIGVG is encoded by the coding sequence ATGAACGTTAACTCTACCTCGATCGGTAACTGGGATTGGTCCCGCCCTCCTAGTGGTCGTGCAAAGGATTATCTCACGGAGCTCAACAACCTAATAACATCTGTTATTATTTCAGATCGCCCCGACTCATGGAAATGTTCCCTTGACACATCCGGCATCTACACTTCAGCAGCACTGTCAAATCTGATCAATAAGCTTAAATACGGCACAAACTCTAGAAACCTTTCACTACCTCAAAACAAATTCGTTCCACAAAAGATATTCATTTTCTCATGGAGGGCCGTTCAACAAAAAATCCCGGTTAGAAGCGAACTCGATAAAAAAGGAATTGACCTTCACACCATCTTATGTCCCTTATGTGAGCACCAAATTGAAACCATTGATCACGCGTTGTTAAATTGTCAAAAAGTATCTTCAATATGGATACAATTTCTCGATTGGTGGAATCAAAACAACATAAGTATCTCTAACATCAATGATGCCATCATCTCGGATCAAGGCATATCACATAATTCCATTGGTTCTTCAATATGGCAAGCTGCTAAATGGATTGCGTGCTACATTATTTGGAAACATAGGAACTTAAAGATTTTTTCCGGAAAAATATGGAACCCCGCTGTGATAATCTCCGAGATCCAATCTCAAAGCTTTAGCTGGATCTCAAATCGTTCACGGAAGAAAACACCTATCGATTGGCATCAATGGCTACTCAACCCGTCATTTTACGTGTCACCTCCTTCAAACCGCATAGGCGTCGGTTAA